Proteins encoded by one window of Chrysiogenes arsenatis DSM 11915:
- a CDS encoding thioredoxin family protein encodes MFRTFLIFCFITLLSLQLTGCLGSKDTPSGPSAAGQVNAALASGKPVLLDFGADGCPSCVQMKPTIYRIITEYNDKLQVVMVDTSVDRELSADYKVRAIPTYVFVAPDGSEAGRQMGFIDSNIFIDYVESFIKQHSPITAAN; translated from the coding sequence ATGTTTCGCACTTTCCTTATCTTCTGCTTTATCACCCTGCTGTCTCTACAACTAACTGGATGCTTAGGCAGCAAAGATACCCCTTCCGGCCCAAGCGCTGCGGGTCAGGTAAATGCGGCTCTTGCTTCAGGAAAACCTGTACTCCTTGATTTCGGTGCGGATGGATGCCCATCTTGCGTCCAAATGAAACCGACAATATATCGTATTATTACTGAGTATAATGACAAGCTTCAAGTTGTTATGGTTGACACAAGTGTCGATCGTGAACTTTCTGCGGACTACAAGGTACGTGCGATACCAACGTATGTATTTGTTGCCCCGGATGGCAGTGAAGCTGGCAGACAAATGGGTTTTATTGACTCTAATATCTTCATTGACTATGTCGAAAGCTTTATCAAGCAGCACTCACCAATTACCGCAGCAAACTAA